Part of the Phragmites australis chromosome 23, lpPhrAust1.1, whole genome shotgun sequence genome is shown below.
cttgcgggtcgcgaaactattaacggggcaccccttattggcagcccggtcagcatggccacgtcccgcaGTGTTActgccatctcaccaaaaggaaagtggaaagtgtgtgtctcaggacgccagcggtcgacgagacctgtgagcagtgcctcatcaattgccgggagaggtgtcctaccaccgacctccatgggagctccggtcatcatgagagcgaaaggtagtagtcccgcccgtgcgagtggctcgtggaatcgagggtccaactccttaatcttgtgcacactccgggctcgtaacggacccaactgcatgagttatccaatacatgtacagaGTTAGTTCGAAATTATCGTGGCAataaaatagcacatataaacaTGGTACCTGCTGTCCTGTgaatatcatccttcccctatggttctcgtcgtaccgctgctgaagaagctcgggaagaccaccatgagccatgataatgatttaaggcttcatagttcaacaaataggtgaacaacatattagaataatctaagtactctaattaaataaactaagtactctaattaaataatctaagtaatataataacgtaattaaataatctaatttgtataatctcaaaactctaattaaataaacttagtactctaataaaataatataagtaatataataacataattaaatattctaatttgtataatctaagtactctaattaaataaactaagtaccctaattaaataatctaagtaatataataacgtaattaaatattctaatttgtataatctaagtactctaattaaataaactaagtatcctaattaaataatctaagtaacgtaattaaataatgtaattagaataatctgactactctaattaaataaactaagtaccctaattaaatatttaagtaatataataacgtaattaaattatctaattagaataatctgactactctaattaaataaactaagtactctaattaaataatctaagtaatataataacgtaattaaattatctaatttgtataatctaaatactctaattaaataaactaagtaccctaattaaatatttaagtaatataataacgtaattaaattatctaatttgtataatctgactactctaattaaataaactaagtactctaattaaataatctaagtaatataataacgtaattaaataatctaattagaataatctaaatactctaattaaataaactaagtactctaattaaataacctaagtaatataataacgtaattaaataatctaatttgtataatctgagtactctaattaaataaactaagtactctaattaaataatctaagtaatataataacataattaaataatctaatttgtataatctacgtactctaattaaataaactaatataattaaataaatgtaattgaacggattaaacaatctactacCGAAAGAACTAATCTATTTCGAAACTgactaaccaaataagctaattactctaaatattattactaacctaagtattaaatAGGTAATCTAATAACTAACCGGTACGAAAGTGGCTGATCTCGAAGTATTaaactgccgctgctgctgctcgcgttgctcctcttctgctgctcgcgttgctcctcttctgctgctttCTCTACTCGAGATGCTGCTCCTCTGCCGCTCCTCGCATTCCTTgctcccttctctgctctggTGCTGCTCTCTTCTTCGCGGTCTCAATTTATTTAGCTCTCCGCAGaccaacatgcatgcatcctgCACCAATTATTGACCGGCCGGCCGAACTCACGAACTCACGGGATGCAAAAAAACGAACGACGTGACGTGACAAAGATTGATGTGACGCGGGAAAAAGAGGATGGGACGCCGGccggctgtattcggcaactgaggtgccgaatacggcacagtacagggtgtattcggcaactgaggtgccgaatacagcccacagtgccgtattcggcacctcagttgccgaatacggtgttttcggattttcagtttccgaaaatcaaatttcggtatttgagataccgaatacgagtgctagatttgtaaatacgtcgacatgttgtctaatttcgcaaatacggtcgcgtatgttgtctaaatttccaaatttgccTGATAAGATGGCTCAGACATTCTATCGCTGTATAGTTAGTAGTACCATGCGTCGTCATTTCGCTGCTAAACTTTTTTTCACGTATGAGGATGCCAGTGCAACAAAACATTGAGCCTTTTTTATATATGATATGATAACACCGGAGTACTACAATGGAAGACACGAGCTATAAGCCGTCCGGCCAGAAAACAAGGGTTCCTCTGGAGACCCTCGTTTTCTAATCGGACGGCTCGGACAAGCATTTGGCCGAGCCGAGCGGAGCAGCGGCAGTGTGTGTGGACACAGCCAGTGGGAGCTGTGGCAGCTGCAGGAAGCGACACCACTCGCTCTGGGCACACGTCCTCCCGCCATTAAAAGCGGCAGGGCTCGCATTTATCGTGCCATTACTGCCCGCCCCCCTCTCCACGCAGgcccaccacgaccaccacagcagcaggaggaggccaagatCCGCTCACCGCGCGCGGTGGTCTCACCGCCGGCGGTCAGCGGCTCAGCCGGTCCGGCGAGAGCAGCGCCTCGGGGTCCCCGCACCGGAGCCGGCTtgacgcggcggccgcgcggctCCGCCTCGCCGCGGCCAGGATGGAcggcggctcggaggccagagACATGAAGAACCCGCTCCCTCCCCCGggggcggcgccgcggcggcgggagaagggggaggacTTGGCCGCGGCGGAGCGGTACGAGCGGAAGGAGAAGACGCGAGCGGCAGCGGagcctcccccgccgccgccgcctccgaaCGGGGACGGCCAGCGCTTGCTCCAGAAGCTGCGGCCGCGGGAGGTTGcgccgtcggcggcggcggacacGCGGTAGCGCCAGGGAGGGGAGGCCGTGGACGCGGCCTCCACGGCGAGGTTGCGCTCGAAGCCGAAGGAGTAGGAGCGCTTGAGCAGGAAGTCCCTCGGGCCGAGCTGGTCCGGGCTGGCCGGCGCTATCTCTGGCatcgcggcggccgcggcgccggcgtcggGTGGGAACgggtggaagaggaggaggtcgtCGAGGCTGGGTCGCACGCGGCGCGCGGCGCGGAGCGGGGACGCGACGGGCGGGGGGAGCGCGACGGCGGCGCGGCACAGCGGGCAGGACGCGTGCGCGCGGAGCCAGACGTCGATGCAGTCGGCGTGGAAGGCGTGCGCGCACAGCGGCAGCGCGCGGAGCTCGTCGCCGTCGGCGAACTCCAGCAGGCACACGGCGCACTCCCGGGCGTCCACCGaaccgcgcgccgccgccgccgcggacaGGAACTGCGCCGACGGGAGCGACTTTATGGCGGTCTCGTCGAGGCCGTAGTAGGGCGAGAACGTGTGGTAGTAGTTGTCGTACGTGGTGAACGACGCGAAGGAGTCGTCGCCGCCGGCTGAGGGGGAGCCCGGGATCATCAGCAGCCGCAGCCGacgccggcgccaccgccgccgggcCACCCGGAACACGCGGCTCACCAGCCGCGCGTACAGCACCACCATCAGCGCCGCCCCCACCACCGCCAGCATCGCGATGAGCGGCGGGCTCAGGCTCCCGCCTCCTCGACTCCCGCCCGCGAACGCCCTTACCACCGCCGCCGCAGACGACTCCGGCACCGGACCGGGACCCGGCCCCGGCGCGCCCACCGCGTAGCCGTAgggagaaggcggcgagctGATGGCGCCAGAACGCGACGCGACGGACGGAGcaggggccggggccggggacGGCGGCCGGGGCGCGCGCATGGTGTTCTTGGCGCTGTCTCTGTCTCCCTCCCTGTCACTGcgtcggtggtggtggtgagcaCATGGCGCGGCGGCAAGAGCAGCTGCTGCTAGTGAGAGTGAGGCAGCGCCGGCATGATCCGGCTTGCGGGTTGAGTGCAAATCGGTGCACCGAGGCATCGCTAGTCACGCTAGAGTACAGCGGTTGGTGGGACGAATTCATTTACTACAACCGGTGCACCACTACGTGGATTAGATCTCAGAGTTCATTTTCTCTTTAACAAATTTCAGTTCTAACTTTTACTTTTACTGTATAAAATACGGTTTGGTTTCTATATTATTTAGAAGTGGCTAATTTTCAATCgagtgaaaataaaaatatatttaatttgatAACAGTAATAGTTGGATGAAAATCTAATAGTTGAAAAAAACAGATTTACAagtgaataatattttttatagcaaagatatatacaatttttttgtgtatgtttgataaaaaaatttaattgagTACCGATCAAAAGACAGACATATAATCGGAAGATCAGATGATAACACGGTGAGTGAAATAAAGTTTTGATTTTAATAGATTGAAACATAGTAAATGCGATATTATTTCTTCTCCTGAAAGCATCTTAAAAAAACCTCCATCCAAAATCTCCAAAAAACGATCTCCAGCGTAGGATATTTTGACGAGCAAGTCATCCGGTTCTTCCCGCATGTCAAATCTGGCATGTGTCTCCCCCCACCGTCGTGCGCTCCCGCCACCATCCCGTCGCCCGTCTGCCTTCtcactgctgctcctgttcctcctcctcccatcgTCGCCTCCCCCGTTTCCAGGCTCCACGGCGCGTCAAGGCATTGGAGCCCGTCGAGTTCGTGTGGGTCATCGCTGCGCTGCCCGAAGCACCGAGCCCGTCCACCTCTCCTCCTACCCGTTGCCTCCACTTGCCTGAGTGTCGTCGCCTCCTCCGTCTTTGGGGGTGATCTGAGTCTCGGAACTTGTCTATCGGGGGTTTGATGCTTTTTAAGATCCCGGGTTGGGGCGCGGATAGATCTTACTGCTGGGGGTAGTTGTGGTTCGCTTGGGATCGGTGGTCTGGAATCGATGGGAAGGTGGCGGCTTTGGGGTGTCGCTGGGATCGTGGGGTGGTCTGTGGGCTCTGAACCTCTTCTCCTCTGTCTTCAGATATTCAGGAAACGCATAACTTTGTATTAGCTCACATTGCACTGCCGCATCCCTGAACCACACATCAACTCCTGGTCTCCAGCGTTCTTCTGATCCAATTGCCTAATTGTGCGATGAAAAAATTCCTGTATTTCTTGTCTTGGTCTTGGTGATGAACTCAGAACAGGTTTTGATATATCTTGGTCGGATTTGTGTACTCGTCGCTTGCTGTTGGTGCCTGAGCTCTTCGACATTGGCCTGCCAAAAGAACTGTAAGAGTGGTCCGGtcttgccttgctgctgctgcgatgAGACAATGGATTCCTGGTACTCCTGGCAGGTTGAAGTTTTACATGAGAAAAATGTTCTGTCAAGTCTCTTTGCTTTCAGTTGAAAATAAGATTGAATCAGTTTCTGTTGACAGCTTGGCATAATAGAAGTTGACATATAACCCATGCATATTTAGATATCATTTGCA
Proteins encoded:
- the LOC133905710 gene encoding RING-H2 finger protein ATL65-like, whose amino-acid sequence is MPRCTDLHSTRKPDHAGAASLSLAAAALAAAPCAHHHHRRSDREGDRDSAKNTMRAPRPPSPAPAPAPSVASRSGAISSPPSPYGYAVGAPGPGPGPVPESSAAAVVRAFAGGSRGGGSLSPPLIAMLAVVGAALMVVLYARLVSRVFRVARRRWRRRRLRLLMIPGSPSAGGDDSFASFTTYDNYYHTFSPYYGLDETAIKSLPSAQFLSAAAAARGSVDARECAVCLLEFADGDELRALPLCAHAFHADCIDVWLRAHASCPLCRAAVALPPPVASPLRAARRVRPSLDDLLLFHPFPPDAGAAAAAMPEIAPASPDQLGPRDFLLKRSYSFGFERNLAVEAASTASPPWRYRVSAAADGATSRGRSFWSKRWPSPFGGGGGGGGSAAARVFSFRSYRSAAAKSSPFSRRRGAAPGGGSGFFMSLASEPPSILAAARRSRAAAASSRLRCGDPEALLSPDRLSR